Proteins from a genomic interval of Luteibacter pinisoli:
- a CDS encoding PIN domain-containing protein, producing MEERALLDSGVILQLLSSDRAKRDRVEALLARRPFVSVQTLNEVANICRNRARMSWEDIDAFLAGVRHFCPIAGLTEHMHDTARRLAGRYQLSIYDATIIATAIDAGATLVWSEDMHHGLVVEHSVSVINPFRD from the coding sequence ATGGAAGAGCGCGCCCTTCTCGACAGCGGTGTGATTCTTCAGCTTCTTTCGTCCGACCGTGCGAAACGCGATCGCGTAGAAGCGCTGCTCGCCCGTCGACCGTTCGTCAGCGTGCAAACGCTTAATGAAGTCGCCAACATCTGCCGGAACAGAGCCCGCATGTCGTGGGAAGACATCGATGCATTCCTCGCAGGTGTCCGACACTTCTGCCCGATCGCCGGACTAACCGAGCACATGCACGACACAGCAAGACGACTGGCCGGCCGCTATCAACTATCGATCTACGATGCGACGATCATCGCTACCGCGATAGACGCTGGTGCAACACTGGTCTGGTCTGAAGACATGCACCACGGGCTGGTCGTCGAGCACAGCGTCAGTGTGATTAATCCGTTTCGCGATTGA
- the katG gene encoding catalase/peroxidase HPI has protein sequence MSDEAKCPFNHAAGGGTTNQDWWPDRLRVDLLNQHSSRSNPLDTHFNYAEAFKKLDYAALKKDLEALMTDSQDWWPADFGHYGGLFIRMAWHSAGTYRIGDGRGGGGRGQQRFAPLNSWPDNVSLDKARRLLWPIKQKYGNSISWADLLILTGNVALESMGFKTFGFAGGREDTWEPDQDVYWGKETEWLGGDHRYGKVTPKDDGVLVADPHLHGTEEDRTEGGRHLENPLGAVQMGLIYVNPEGPEGNPDPIAAAHDIRETFARMAMNDEETVALIAGGHSFGKTHGAGDAKNVLAEPEAGYLEQQGFGWRNELRSGVGADAITSGLEVTWTQTPTRWSNLFFENLFGHEWELTKSPAGANQWVAKDAEANVPHAFDKDKKQRPTMLTTDLSLRMDPAYEKISRRFLEHPEQFADAFARAWFKLTHRDMGPRARYLGPEVPSEELIWQDPIPKANHAPVSDADVKVLKEKVLASGLSVAELVSTAWGSASSFRGGDKRGGANGARIRLAPQKDWGANNPAQLQKVLGKLESIRSEFGNGGKSVSLADLIVLAGGAAIEKAAKDAGHDVTVPFSPGRTDATQEQTDVESFEAMEPKSDGFRNYLKGHYRVPSEHLLIDQAQRLTLTAPEMTALVGGLRVLGANTDGSNTGVLTDRPGKLTNDFFRHLLDMRYEWKPSSPQRHTFEGVERAGGKARWKASRVDLVFGSNSVLRALSEVYAQDDAEKTFVNHFVAAWAKVMNLDRYDLAQR, from the coding sequence ATGTCGGACGAAGCGAAATGCCCGTTCAACCACGCCGCCGGCGGCGGTACGACGAACCAGGACTGGTGGCCCGACCGGCTGCGAGTCGATCTGCTCAACCAGCACTCCTCGCGCTCTAACCCGCTCGACACCCACTTTAATTACGCCGAGGCTTTCAAGAAGCTCGACTACGCCGCGCTGAAGAAAGACCTCGAAGCCCTGATGACGGATTCGCAGGACTGGTGGCCGGCCGACTTCGGCCACTACGGCGGCCTCTTTATCCGCATGGCCTGGCACAGCGCCGGCACCTACCGCATCGGCGATGGCCGTGGCGGCGGTGGTCGCGGCCAGCAACGCTTCGCCCCGCTCAATAGCTGGCCGGATAACGTCAGCCTCGACAAGGCCCGCCGCCTGCTCTGGCCGATCAAGCAGAAGTACGGCAACAGCATCTCCTGGGCCGACCTGCTCATCCTCACCGGCAACGTCGCCCTGGAAAGCATGGGCTTCAAGACCTTCGGCTTCGCCGGCGGCCGCGAGGACACCTGGGAACCCGACCAGGACGTGTACTGGGGCAAGGAAACCGAATGGCTGGGCGGCGACCACCGCTACGGCAAGGTCACCCCCAAGGACGACGGCGTGCTCGTCGCCGACCCGCACCTGCATGGCACCGAGGAAGACCGCACCGAAGGCGGCCGTCATCTCGAGAACCCGCTGGGCGCCGTGCAGATGGGCCTGATCTACGTGAACCCGGAAGGCCCCGAAGGCAACCCGGACCCGATCGCCGCGGCGCACGACATCCGCGAAACCTTCGCGCGCATGGCCATGAATGACGAAGAGACCGTGGCGCTCATCGCCGGCGGCCATTCCTTCGGCAAGACCCATGGCGCCGGTGACGCGAAGAACGTCCTCGCCGAGCCGGAAGCCGGCTACCTGGAGCAGCAGGGTTTCGGCTGGCGCAATGAACTGCGCAGCGGCGTGGGCGCGGATGCGATCACCAGCGGCCTGGAAGTCACCTGGACGCAGACGCCGACGCGCTGGAGCAACCTCTTCTTCGAAAACCTGTTCGGCCACGAGTGGGAGCTGACCAAGAGCCCCGCCGGCGCGAACCAGTGGGTAGCGAAGGACGCCGAGGCCAACGTCCCGCACGCGTTCGACAAGGACAAGAAGCAGCGTCCGACGATGCTGACCACCGACCTGTCGCTGCGCATGGACCCGGCTTACGAAAAGATCTCCCGCCGCTTCCTCGAGCACCCGGAGCAGTTCGCCGACGCCTTCGCCCGCGCGTGGTTCAAGCTGACCCATCGCGACATGGGCCCGCGTGCACGCTACCTCGGCCCGGAAGTGCCCTCGGAAGAACTGATCTGGCAGGACCCGATCCCGAAGGCCAACCATGCACCGGTATCCGATGCCGACGTGAAGGTCCTCAAGGAGAAGGTGCTGGCTTCGGGCCTGTCCGTGGCCGAACTGGTCAGTACGGCATGGGGCTCGGCCTCGTCGTTCCGCGGCGGTGACAAGCGCGGCGGCGCCAACGGCGCACGTATCCGTTTGGCACCGCAGAAGGACTGGGGCGCGAACAACCCGGCCCAGCTGCAGAAGGTGCTCGGCAAGCTCGAGAGCATCCGCAGCGAGTTTGGCAACGGCGGCAAGTCGGTCTCGCTGGCGGACCTGATCGTGCTTGCCGGTGGCGCCGCCATCGAAAAGGCGGCGAAGGATGCCGGCCATGACGTCACCGTGCCGTTCTCACCCGGCCGCACCGACGCGACCCAGGAACAGACCGACGTCGAGTCGTTCGAGGCCATGGAGCCGAAGTCCGATGGCTTCCGCAACTACCTGAAGGGTCACTACCGCGTACCGTCCGAGCACCTGCTCATCGACCAGGCCCAGCGACTCACGCTGACTGCCCCGGAAATGACGGCTCTGGTCGGCGGCCTGCGCGTTCTTGGCGCCAACACGGATGGAAGTAACACTGGCGTCCTCACCGACCGCCCCGGCAAGCTCACCAACGACTTCTTCCGCCACCTGCTCGACATGCGTTACGAGTGGAAGCCGTCGTCGCCGCAACGCCATACGTTCGAGGGTGTGGAGCGCGCCGGCGGCAAGGCCCGCTGGAAGGCCAGCCGGGTGGATCTGGTATTCGGCTCCAACTCGGTGCTGCGCGCCCTGTCTGAGGTGTATGCCCAGGACGACGCGGAGAAGACCTTCGTCAACCACTTCGTCGCGGCCTGGGCCAAGGTGATGAACCTCGACCGCTACGACCTGGCACAGCGATAA
- a CDS encoding SAM-dependent methyltransferase, with the protein MTTSTSEKTQRGSLSVVGMGMTLGSHLTPISRSSIEQADVVFAALSDNLVEEWLKRMNPDMRSLQGYYAEGKSRMQTYREWLEVIMAEVRAGKRVCVVFYGHPGIFAWTPHMAIETARAEGFAAHMEAGVSSEDCLYADVGIDPGRFGCQHFEASQFMLYDRQLDNAGYVILWQVGLVGDTTLARLSPTGAAYRQVLVDRLQRDYPLDHEVIVYRCATLPIDAPRIDRVALRDLPAIEVTVADTIILPPAREMRPVPEVWARVKALDEEQIDRHATVT; encoded by the coding sequence ATGACGACTTCGACCTCAGAAAAGACGCAGCGTGGCAGCCTGTCCGTCGTGGGCATGGGTATGACCCTCGGCTCGCACCTGACGCCCATCTCGCGCAGCTCGATCGAGCAGGCGGATGTGGTGTTTGCCGCCCTGTCGGACAACCTGGTGGAAGAGTGGCTCAAGCGCATGAACCCGGATATGCGCAGCCTGCAGGGTTACTACGCCGAGGGTAAGTCGCGGATGCAGACTTACCGGGAGTGGCTTGAGGTGATCATGGCCGAGGTCCGGGCAGGGAAGCGGGTGTGCGTCGTGTTCTATGGCCACCCCGGCATCTTCGCGTGGACGCCTCATATGGCCATCGAGACGGCCCGGGCGGAGGGCTTCGCAGCACATATGGAGGCGGGCGTCTCGTCCGAAGACTGCCTGTATGCCGACGTCGGCATCGACCCGGGCCGGTTCGGCTGCCAGCACTTCGAGGCCAGCCAGTTCATGCTTTACGACCGGCAGCTCGACAACGCCGGCTACGTGATCCTGTGGCAGGTGGGGCTGGTGGGTGATACCACGCTGGCCCGTTTGAGTCCCACGGGCGCCGCGTACAGGCAGGTCCTTGTCGACCGACTCCAGCGGGACTACCCCCTGGACCACGAGGTCATCGTTTACCGCTGCGCCACCTTGCCGATCGATGCCCCGCGGATCGACCGGGTGGCGCTCCGCGACCTGCCGGCCATCGAGGTGACGGTGGCGGACACGATCATCCTGCCCCCGGCCCGGGAAATGCGGCCGGTGCCCGAGGTCTGGGCCCGTGTGAAGGCCCTCGATGAAGAACAGATAGACCGTCACGCAACCGTGACATAA
- a CDS encoding AbrB/MazE/SpoVT family DNA-binding domain-containing protein, whose translation MRVSKWGNSLGIRLPAAVVEALDLKDGDDVVLYPKGDRAFAVERRARDEEVLQRLRALGDRLPADFRFEREEANAR comes from the coding sequence ATGCGAGTTTCGAAGTGGGGCAACAGCCTGGGCATCCGCCTCCCGGCTGCCGTCGTCGAAGCGCTGGATCTGAAGGACGGCGACGACGTCGTGCTTTATCCGAAAGGCGACCGTGCCTTCGCCGTCGAGCGCCGTGCGCGCGATGAAGAAGTGCTGCAGCGCTTGCGAGCACTCGGCGACCGTCTGCCCGCGGACTTCCGCTTTGAGCGTGAGGAAGCGAACGCACGCTGA
- a CDS encoding diguanylate cyclase, whose translation MVAMLGRHARTWLVGVILACSAGQVWAEATIKDVTTFLDQAEAVRMTDSARYAAMLTQLHADNPPMTPVQRWRLRYLDAAQAQFLGHYAEAEKGLRDVIDHSGHPGLSARAMGMLLQNLSTNHRYEEMFTLAKRGVAALPGLKDTVARHSLLSNLSQATNFAGHPEIAIQYAQMIRTDLLPGESPCISMAVEMAARYTQKTLASDSQELARGIEACTAYGSPVMANMMWLTKSTRLIEEGDPEAGLALLDRIAPSVEREGYFAGRAALYSQRGNAYLAVGRYDDARKAAQAAVDLFKPGDLDNFLIDAYHVLYEVAKREKKDAVALIYYQKFADQERGNLDDLSARALAYAAVEQRALLQGLEADKLTQQNSVLKLEKDLTARAVENGRLYIALLLALLGSVTFWLYRIKRSQLRFMHLSHHDGLTGVLNHQHFMTELERSLHDLERRNAPACLVLLDLDHFKQVNDTYGHAIGDVVLKRATATCCQQLRRADLFGRLGGEEFGILLHECHPEQGLVIANCIRAAIEATPVTIDGHVVKYSASIGVACTMISGYGLQSLRREADAALYRAKGAGRNRVMTDLLGDGLVGA comes from the coding sequence ATGGTCGCCATGCTCGGCCGACACGCAAGAACCTGGCTCGTAGGGGTCATCCTCGCGTGCTCGGCAGGGCAGGTTTGGGCTGAGGCGACGATCAAGGACGTCACGACGTTCCTTGATCAGGCCGAAGCCGTCCGCATGACGGACTCCGCTCGATACGCTGCGATGCTTACGCAGCTGCATGCCGACAATCCACCGATGACACCGGTGCAGCGTTGGCGGCTCCGCTACCTGGATGCTGCCCAGGCACAGTTCCTGGGCCACTACGCCGAGGCCGAGAAGGGCCTGCGTGATGTCATCGACCATTCGGGGCATCCCGGCCTAAGCGCACGGGCGATGGGCATGTTGCTGCAGAACCTGAGCACCAACCATCGCTACGAGGAGATGTTCACCCTGGCAAAACGTGGCGTAGCCGCCCTGCCGGGGCTGAAGGATACGGTGGCCCGCCATTCGCTCCTCTCCAATCTCTCGCAGGCCACGAATTTCGCGGGACACCCCGAAATCGCCATCCAGTACGCGCAGATGATTCGTACGGATCTGTTGCCCGGCGAATCGCCTTGCATCTCCATGGCCGTCGAAATGGCCGCGCGCTACACCCAGAAGACCCTCGCATCGGACAGCCAGGAGCTCGCGCGTGGGATCGAGGCCTGCACGGCTTACGGGTCGCCGGTCATGGCGAACATGATGTGGTTGACCAAGAGCACGCGCCTTATCGAAGAAGGAGATCCGGAGGCCGGGTTGGCTCTTCTGGATCGCATCGCGCCGTCCGTTGAACGCGAAGGCTACTTTGCGGGGCGGGCCGCGCTCTACAGCCAGCGCGGTAATGCCTACCTCGCCGTTGGGCGCTACGACGACGCGCGTAAAGCCGCCCAGGCCGCCGTCGATCTGTTCAAGCCGGGCGATCTGGACAACTTCCTGATCGATGCGTACCACGTGCTCTACGAAGTGGCAAAGCGCGAAAAGAAAGACGCTGTTGCCCTGATCTATTACCAGAAGTTCGCCGACCAGGAACGCGGCAATCTCGACGATCTCAGCGCACGCGCGTTGGCCTACGCGGCCGTCGAGCAGCGTGCCCTCTTGCAGGGCCTCGAAGCGGACAAGCTTACGCAACAGAACAGCGTCCTGAAGCTCGAAAAGGACCTCACCGCCAGGGCGGTCGAAAATGGCCGGCTGTACATCGCGCTGTTGCTGGCGCTACTCGGCTCAGTCACCTTCTGGCTCTACCGGATCAAGCGCTCGCAGCTTCGCTTCATGCACCTGTCGCACCATGACGGGCTGACCGGCGTCCTGAACCACCAGCACTTCATGACCGAGCTCGAGCGGTCGTTACACGATCTTGAACGCCGCAACGCGCCGGCTTGCCTCGTCCTGCTGGACCTCGACCATTTCAAGCAGGTGAACGACACCTACGGCCACGCCATCGGCGACGTCGTGCTCAAGCGCGCGACGGCCACGTGCTGCCAGCAGCTGCGCCGTGCCGACCTGTTCGGCCGCCTGGGCGGGGAGGAGTTCGGCATCCTGCTACACGAATGCCATCCTGAGCAGGGCCTGGTCATTGCCAACTGCATCCGTGCGGCGATCGAAGCCACGCCGGTGACCATCGATGGGCACGTCGTGAAGTATTCCGCGAGCATTGGCGTCGCCTGCACCATGATTTCCGGCTACGGCCTGCAGAGCCTGCGTCGCGAAGCCGATGCCGCGCTGTATCGCGCCAAGGGCGCCGGCCGTAACCGTGTGATGACCGACCTGTTGGGCGACGGGCTCGTCGGGGCGTGA
- a CDS encoding thiazole synthase, which yields MNLFSPAGDDLLTVAGRTFHSRLLTGTGKYKDFDETRRATEAAGAQIVTLAIRRVNIGQDASQPNLLDALPPDRFTLLPNTAGCYTADDTVRTCRLARELLDGHNLVKLEVLGDERTLYPDVVQTLVAAEKLVADGFDVMVYTSDDPILARRLEEIGCAAIMPLAAPIGSGLGIQNRYNLLEIVENAKVPVIVDAGVGTASDAAIAMELGCDGVLMNTAIAGAKDPVLMAHAMKLAVEAGRAAFRAGRIPRKRFASASSPVDGLVG from the coding sequence ATGAACCTTTTTTCCCCCGCCGGCGACGACCTGCTGACCGTGGCCGGGCGCACGTTTCACTCGCGCCTTTTGACCGGCACCGGCAAGTACAAGGACTTCGACGAGACCCGCCGCGCCACCGAGGCCGCCGGCGCGCAGATCGTCACCCTGGCCATCCGCCGCGTGAACATCGGCCAGGACGCCAGCCAGCCCAACCTGCTGGATGCCCTGCCGCCGGATCGCTTCACCCTGCTGCCGAACACCGCGGGCTGCTACACCGCCGACGACACCGTGCGCACCTGCCGCCTGGCGCGTGAACTGCTGGACGGCCACAACCTGGTGAAGCTGGAAGTGCTCGGCGACGAGCGCACGCTTTACCCCGACGTGGTGCAGACCCTGGTCGCTGCCGAGAAGCTCGTGGCCGATGGCTTCGACGTCATGGTCTACACCTCCGACGATCCGATCCTGGCCCGCCGCCTCGAGGAGATCGGCTGCGCCGCGATCATGCCGCTGGCCGCGCCGATCGGTTCGGGCCTGGGCATCCAGAACCGCTACAACCTGCTCGAGATCGTCGAGAACGCGAAGGTGCCGGTCATCGTCGATGCCGGCGTCGGCACGGCGTCCGATGCGGCCATTGCGATGGAGCTGGGCTGCGACGGCGTGCTGATGAACACCGCCATCGCCGGCGCGAAAGACCCGGTGCTGATGGCCCATGCCATGAAGCTGGCGGTGGAAGCCGGCCGTGCGGCCTTCCGCGCGGGCCGCATCCCGCGCAAGCGCTTTGCCTCGGCATCGAGCCCCGTGGACGGACTGGTAGGTTGA
- a CDS encoding helix-turn-helix domain-containing protein — protein sequence MRLSKGLKQTTIADKAGVSPRAVRALEAGEGSSLSTFLSVVKALDATDVLDLLTTKSQVSPMAMLASRRRQRSRGSR from the coding sequence ATGCGCTTAAGCAAAGGCCTCAAGCAGACGACGATTGCCGACAAGGCGGGTGTGTCGCCGCGTGCCGTCCGCGCACTCGAAGCCGGGGAGGGATCGTCCCTGTCGACGTTCTTAAGCGTAGTGAAGGCACTCGATGCGACAGACGTCCTTGATCTGCTTACAACGAAAAGTCAGGTCAGCCCCATGGCCATGCTCGCCAGCAGGCGTCGCCAACGATCACGGGGCTCTCGGTGA
- a CDS encoding MASE1 domain-containing protein: MNGRTAYTATWTQQLAIAGAYAACYELARYASFPHWILTGGLRLAFLLLMPPRFWPALLLGETLPSIENAALNEPTFGMAWAVVAAVPMALLWIPLVRFMRRRWPLHGTDGNLRIGMLLSATLACAVVNAVATTGELQIALFTNPGTWPEISAPMYFWAYLLGGYLGALTLTPTILALHERFKAQGSLFTFAAVWRSPLFRDLMAWTVPSLGGLAWVALATDQETLLQMARLSLVLPVLALAWRHGWHGTAVGGMLASIALAVTGTEFIDPAVIRCQAVLALMISGSLLVGVKQAHLARQASPAARASR, translated from the coding sequence GTGAACGGACGCACGGCTTACACGGCTACATGGACACAGCAGCTCGCTATCGCGGGCGCGTACGCGGCTTGCTATGAACTGGCGCGCTACGCGTCGTTCCCCCACTGGATTCTCACCGGCGGCCTCCGCCTGGCCTTCCTGCTGCTGATGCCGCCGCGCTTCTGGCCGGCGCTGCTGCTGGGCGAAACCCTGCCCTCGATCGAAAACGCCGCGCTCAACGAGCCGACCTTCGGGATGGCCTGGGCCGTCGTGGCCGCCGTACCCATGGCCCTGCTGTGGATCCCGCTCGTCCGCTTCATGCGCCGCCGCTGGCCGCTGCATGGCACCGACGGCAACCTGCGCATCGGCATGCTGCTTTCGGCGACCCTGGCCTGCGCGGTGGTCAACGCCGTGGCGACCACGGGTGAACTGCAGATCGCCCTGTTCACCAACCCGGGCACCTGGCCGGAGATTTCCGCGCCCATGTATTTCTGGGCGTACCTGCTCGGCGGCTACCTTGGCGCGCTGACGCTGACGCCGACGATCCTTGCCCTGCACGAACGCTTCAAGGCGCAGGGCAGCCTGTTTACCTTTGCCGCCGTGTGGCGCAGCCCGCTGTTCCGCGACCTCATGGCGTGGACCGTGCCTTCCCTCGGCGGCCTCGCCTGGGTGGCGCTTGCCACCGACCAGGAAACCCTTCTCCAGATGGCCCGCCTGTCACTTGTCCTGCCGGTGCTCGCCCTGGCATGGCGGCATGGCTGGCACGGCACCGCCGTGGGCGGCATGCTCGCCAGCATCGCGCTGGCCGTGACCGGCACGGAGTTCATCGACCCGGCAGTCATTCGCTGCCAGGCGGTGTTGGCCCTGATGATCTCGGGCAGCTTGCTGGTGGGCGTGAAGCAAGCCCACCTCGCCCGCCAGGCATCACCGGCCGCTCGCGCAAGCCGGTGA
- the thiS gene encoding sulfur carrier protein ThiS — translation MHITLNGEARDCAPGSSISSLLEAAGYAGKRVAVEVNLDIVPRSAHATHLLAEGDKVEIVHAIGGG, via the coding sequence ATGCACATCACCCTTAACGGCGAAGCGCGCGACTGCGCGCCCGGTAGCTCGATTTCGTCACTGCTCGAGGCGGCTGGCTATGCCGGCAAGCGCGTGGCCGTGGAAGTGAACCTCGACATCGTGCCGCGTAGCGCCCACGCCACCCACCTGCTCGCCGAGGGCGACAAGGTGGAAATCGTCCACGCCATCGGCGGCGGCTGA
- a CDS encoding YccF domain-containing protein — MRTLFNLLWFVLGGFVMGVGWWLAGLLAMITIVGIPWARACFVIGQFAFFPFGKEAINRAEYSGRHDIGTSGLGFIGNVIWFLFAGLWLAIGHVTSAIACFVTIIGIPFGIQHLKLAGIALAPIGKTIVSVEMADASRRYNAQAAVSRMRGGF; from the coding sequence ATGAGAACGCTATTCAATCTGCTGTGGTTTGTCCTGGGTGGTTTCGTGATGGGCGTGGGCTGGTGGCTTGCCGGCCTGCTGGCCATGATCACGATCGTGGGCATCCCCTGGGCACGTGCCTGCTTTGTCATCGGGCAGTTCGCCTTCTTCCCGTTTGGCAAGGAAGCGATCAACCGCGCGGAGTATTCCGGACGCCACGACATCGGCACGAGTGGGCTAGGCTTTATCGGCAACGTCATCTGGTTTTTGTTCGCCGGCCTGTGGCTCGCGATCGGTCATGTGACGTCGGCCATCGCTTGCTTCGTCACCATCATCGGCATTCCGTTCGGCATCCAGCACCTGAAGCTCGCCGGCATCGCGCTGGCGCCGATCGGAAAGACGATCGTCAGCGTTGAGATGGCGGACGCCTCGCGTCGCTACAACGCGCAGGCGGCTGTATCGCGCATGCGCGGAGGCTTTTGA
- a CDS encoding alpha/beta hydrolase, producing the protein MQTPLALALTGGPRGSNGAHSLGGSKEGVVEIPLSDGQTQRVLYATPAHVRGTIVMLPGGEGNVGLEDDGDIRHGHNFVVRTRSLWNARGYAVLIPDTVDHANLRGRRSTPEYAQLVRDLVTFAHRRINRPVFLLGTSQGSIAAMNGASHAEPDSIAGVVLTESVSVLGGSGETVFDADPRGVRVPALVVANRDDRCNVAPPSAAHKIAQAMSSSHDVTIIDVEGGIARSSTACGSLTPHGYYGIEDDVVSRIAQWLDDHAG; encoded by the coding sequence GTGCAGACGCCGCTCGCATTGGCGCTGACAGGGGGCCCTCGAGGAAGCAACGGTGCGCACAGCTTGGGAGGGTCGAAGGAGGGAGTCGTTGAGATCCCGCTTTCCGACGGGCAGACGCAACGCGTACTTTATGCGACGCCGGCCCACGTGCGCGGGACGATTGTGATGCTCCCCGGGGGCGAGGGAAATGTCGGTCTTGAAGACGACGGCGACATTCGACATGGGCACAATTTCGTCGTGCGGACGCGATCGCTGTGGAACGCGCGAGGCTATGCGGTGCTGATTCCCGACACGGTAGACCACGCCAACCTGCGAGGCCGCCGGAGTACCCCCGAATACGCTCAGTTGGTTCGCGATCTCGTAACCTTCGCGCATCGGCGAATCAACCGTCCGGTGTTTCTCCTGGGAACGAGCCAGGGCTCGATCGCCGCGATGAACGGGGCCTCTCACGCAGAGCCCGACAGCATTGCTGGAGTGGTGCTAACCGAGTCCGTATCGGTCTTGGGTGGCAGCGGCGAAACCGTTTTTGACGCAGACCCGCGTGGCGTGCGCGTGCCTGCCTTGGTCGTCGCCAATCGCGACGATCGTTGCAATGTGGCCCCGCCCAGCGCCGCCCACAAGATTGCCCAGGCCATGTCGTCCAGCCATGACGTCACAATCATCGATGTGGAGGGTGGCATAGCCAGGTCCAGCACTGCATGTGGCTCGCTGACTCCGCACGGCTATTACGGGATCGAAGACGATGTGGTCTCGCGCATCGCGCAATGGTTGGACGACCACGCCGGTTGA
- the trmB gene encoding tRNA (guanosine(46)-N7)-methyltransferase TrmB, which yields MEHDDTPGETPYLRRIRSFVLREGRMTMAQQRAFDDHWARFGLDYTATPRDLPATFGREAPRVLEIGFGNGEALAWASEHDLARDYIGVEVHSPGVGRLMNALAARDATNVRLYKHDAVEVLENEIAPGSLSEVRIWFPDPWHKKKHNKRRLVQPAFAALLASRMAPGGLLHLATDWEAYAEHMREVMEAAPGWRNRVGPGAVAERPEWRIETHFERRGMRLGHGVWDFLYEWHG from the coding sequence ATGGAACACGACGACACCCCGGGCGAGACCCCGTACCTGCGCCGCATCCGCAGCTTCGTGCTGCGCGAGGGCCGCATGACGATGGCCCAGCAGCGCGCGTTCGATGACCACTGGGCGCGTTTTGGCCTGGACTACACCGCCACGCCGCGCGACCTGCCCGCCACGTTTGGCCGCGAAGCGCCGCGCGTGCTGGAAATCGGCTTCGGCAACGGCGAGGCCCTGGCCTGGGCCTCCGAGCACGACCTGGCCCGCGATTACATCGGCGTGGAAGTGCACAGCCCCGGCGTGGGCCGCCTCATGAACGCGCTGGCCGCGCGCGACGCCACCAACGTGCGCCTGTACAAGCACGATGCGGTGGAAGTGCTCGAGAACGAGATCGCTCCCGGCAGCCTCTCCGAAGTGCGCATCTGGTTCCCGGACCCGTGGCACAAGAAGAAGCACAACAAGCGCCGTCTCGTGCAGCCGGCCTTCGCGGCGCTGCTCGCCTCGCGCATGGCGCCGGGTGGCCTGCTCCACCTGGCCACCGACTGGGAAGCCTACGCCGAGCACATGCGCGAAGTGATGGAAGCCGCGCCCGGCTGGCGTAATCGCGTGGGCCCGGGTGCCGTCGCCGAGCGGCCGGAATGGCGCATCGAAACTCATTTCGAACGCCGCGGCATGCGTCTTGGCCATGGCGTCTGGGATTTCCTCTACGAATGGCACGGTTAG